A genomic segment from Panthera tigris isolate Pti1 chromosome A1, P.tigris_Pti1_mat1.1, whole genome shotgun sequence encodes:
- the CNOT6 gene encoding CCR4-NOT transcription complex subunit 6 isoform X3 → MVHEIEHLCMYLLTIYLSSLEKIQAFDRKRKVRSLSSSLWSLTHLTALHLSDNSLSRIPSDIAKLHNLVYLDLSSNKIRSLPAELGNMVSLRELHLNNNLLRVLPFELGKLFQLQTLGLKGNPLTQDILNLYLEPDGTRRLLNYLLDNLAGTAKRISTEQPPPRSWIMLQEPDRTRPTALFSVMCYNVLCDKYATRQLYGYCPSWALNWDYRKKAIIQEILNCNADIISLQEVETEQYYSFFLVELKERGYNGFFSPKSRARTMSEQERKHVDGCAIFFKTEKFTLVQKHTVEFNQLAMANSEGSEAMLNRVMTKDNIGVAVLLELRKELIEMSSGKPHLATEKQLILVANAHMHWDPEYSDVKLVQTMMFLSEVKNIIDKASRNLQSSVLGEFGTIPLVLCADLNSLPDSGVVEYLSTGGVETNHKDFKELRYNESLTNFSCNGKNGTTNGRITHGFKLKSAYESGLMPYTNYTFDFKGIIDYIFYSKPQLNTLGILGPLDHHWLVENNISGCPHPLIPSDHFSLFAQLELLLPFLPQVNGIHLPGRR, encoded by the exons GAAAAGTAAGAAGCTTAAGCTCATCTTTGTGGTCACTAACTCACTTGACAGCTTTGCATCTGAGTGACAATTCCCTGTCCCGCATTCCTTCAGACATTGCCAAGCTTCACAATCTGGTGTATCTGGACCTGTCCTCTAATAAAATCCGGAGTTTACCGGCAGAACTCGGAAACATGGTATCACTCAG GGAACTCCATTTAAATAACAACCTGTTACGAGTTCTACCCTTTGAGCTGGGAAAACTGTTTCAGTTGCAGACTTTAGGCCTGAAAG gaaaTCCACTTACCCAGGATATATTGAACCTCTATCTGGAACCAGATGGAACAAGAAGGCTACTGAACTATTTGCTTGATAATTTGGCAGGTACTGCAAAAAGAA TTTCAACAGAACAGCCACCTCCAAGATCTTGGATTATGTTACAAGAACCGGACAGAACAAGGCCAACTG CCTTGTTTTCTGTCATGTGCTATAATGTTCTTTGTGATAAATATGCGACCCGGCAGTTATACGGCTACTGTCCATCTTGGGCACTAAATTGGGACTACAGGAAAAAGGCCATTATTCAAGAAATTTTGAACTGCAATGCTGATATCATAAGTCTTCAG GAGGTTGAAACAGAACAGTATTACAGTTTTTTTCTGGTAGAACTGAAAGAACGTGGCTATAATGGATTCTTTAGTCCTAAATCTAGAGCTAGGACAATgtcagaacaagaaagaaaacatgtcGATGGCTGTGCAATATTCTTCAAGACGGAAAA atttaCTTTGGTTCAGAAACACACTGTTGAATTTAATCAGCTAGCAATGGCAAATTCAGAAGGGTCTGAAGCCATGCTGAACAGAGTCATGACAAAAGATAACATTGGAGTTGCAGTACTGCTAGAACTTCGAAAGGAATTGATTGAAATGTCAT CTGGAAAGCCCCATCTTGCAACAGAAAAACAACTTATTCTTGTGGCTAATGCTCATATGCATTGGGACCCTGAATACTCTGATGTGAAGTTGGTTCAAACTATGATGTTCCTCTCAGAAGTGAAGAACATTATTGATAAAGCCTCACGAAACCTCCAGTCCAGTGTATTGGGAGAATTTGGAACTATTCCACTGGTGTTATGTGCAGATCTTAATTCTTTGCCAGATTCTG GTGTTGTGGAATACTTGAGTACCGGTGGAGTAGAAACAAATCATAAAGATTTTAAGGAACTGAGATATAATGAGAGTCTTACAAACTTCAGCTGTAATGGGAAAAACGGGACAACCAATGGAAGGATCACTCATGGTTTCAAGTTGAAGAGTGCCTACGAGAGCGGCCTGATGCCTTACACAAATTACACGTTCGATTTCAAG GGTATAATTGACTACATCTTCTATTCTAAACCTCAGCTGAACACTTTAGGCATCCTGGGACCTCTGGACCACCACTGGCTAGTTGAGAATAACATCAGCGGCTGCCCACATCCACTCATCCCCTCCGACCACTTCTCACTTTTTGCACAACTGGAGCTCTTACTGCCTTTCCTGCCCCAAGTCAACGGCATTCACCTCCCTGGCAGGAGGTAG
- the CNOT6 gene encoding CCR4-NOT transcription complex subunit 6 isoform X2, whose amino-acid sequence MPKEKYEPPDPRRMYTIMSSEEAANGKKSHWAELEISGKVRSLSSSLWSLTHLTALHLSDNSLSRIPSDIAKLHNLVYLDLSSNKIRSLPAELGNMVSLRELHLNNNLLRVLPFELGKLFQLQTLGLKGNPLTQDILNLYLEPDGTRRLLNYLLDNLAGTAKRISTEQPPPRSWIMLQEPDRTRPTALFSVMCYNVLCDKYATRQLYGYCPSWALNWDYRKKAIIQEILNCNADIISLQEVETEQYYSFFLVELKERGYNGFFSPKSRARTMSEQERKHVDGCAIFFKTEKFTLVQKHTVEFNQLAMANSEGSEAMLNRVMTKDNIGVAVLLELRKELIEMSSGKPHLATEKQLILVANAHMHWDPEYSDVKLVQTMMFLSEVKNIIDKASRNLQSSVLGEFGTIPLVLCADLNSLPDSGVVEYLSTGGVETNHKDFKELRYNESLTNFSCNGKNGTTNGRITHGFKLKSAYESGLMPYTNYTFDFKGIIDYIFYSKPQLNTLGILGPLDHHWLVENNISGCPHPLIPSDHFSLFAQLELLLPFLPQVNGIHLPGRR is encoded by the exons GAAAAGTAAGAAGCTTAAGCTCATCTTTGTGGTCACTAACTCACTTGACAGCTTTGCATCTGAGTGACAATTCCCTGTCCCGCATTCCTTCAGACATTGCCAAGCTTCACAATCTGGTGTATCTGGACCTGTCCTCTAATAAAATCCGGAGTTTACCGGCAGAACTCGGAAACATGGTATCACTCAG GGAACTCCATTTAAATAACAACCTGTTACGAGTTCTACCCTTTGAGCTGGGAAAACTGTTTCAGTTGCAGACTTTAGGCCTGAAAG gaaaTCCACTTACCCAGGATATATTGAACCTCTATCTGGAACCAGATGGAACAAGAAGGCTACTGAACTATTTGCTTGATAATTTGGCAGGTACTGCAAAAAGAA TTTCAACAGAACAGCCACCTCCAAGATCTTGGATTATGTTACAAGAACCGGACAGAACAAGGCCAACTG CCTTGTTTTCTGTCATGTGCTATAATGTTCTTTGTGATAAATATGCGACCCGGCAGTTATACGGCTACTGTCCATCTTGGGCACTAAATTGGGACTACAGGAAAAAGGCCATTATTCAAGAAATTTTGAACTGCAATGCTGATATCATAAGTCTTCAG GAGGTTGAAACAGAACAGTATTACAGTTTTTTTCTGGTAGAACTGAAAGAACGTGGCTATAATGGATTCTTTAGTCCTAAATCTAGAGCTAGGACAATgtcagaacaagaaagaaaacatgtcGATGGCTGTGCAATATTCTTCAAGACGGAAAA atttaCTTTGGTTCAGAAACACACTGTTGAATTTAATCAGCTAGCAATGGCAAATTCAGAAGGGTCTGAAGCCATGCTGAACAGAGTCATGACAAAAGATAACATTGGAGTTGCAGTACTGCTAGAACTTCGAAAGGAATTGATTGAAATGTCAT CTGGAAAGCCCCATCTTGCAACAGAAAAACAACTTATTCTTGTGGCTAATGCTCATATGCATTGGGACCCTGAATACTCTGATGTGAAGTTGGTTCAAACTATGATGTTCCTCTCAGAAGTGAAGAACATTATTGATAAAGCCTCACGAAACCTCCAGTCCAGTGTATTGGGAGAATTTGGAACTATTCCACTGGTGTTATGTGCAGATCTTAATTCTTTGCCAGATTCTG GTGTTGTGGAATACTTGAGTACCGGTGGAGTAGAAACAAATCATAAAGATTTTAAGGAACTGAGATATAATGAGAGTCTTACAAACTTCAGCTGTAATGGGAAAAACGGGACAACCAATGGAAGGATCACTCATGGTTTCAAGTTGAAGAGTGCCTACGAGAGCGGCCTGATGCCTTACACAAATTACACGTTCGATTTCAAG GGTATAATTGACTACATCTTCTATTCTAAACCTCAGCTGAACACTTTAGGCATCCTGGGACCTCTGGACCACCACTGGCTAGTTGAGAATAACATCAGCGGCTGCCCACATCCACTCATCCCCTCCGACCACTTCTCACTTTTTGCACAACTGGAGCTCTTACTGCCTTTCCTGCCCCAAGTCAACGGCATTCACCTCCCTGGCAGGAGGTAG
- the CNOT6 gene encoding CCR4-NOT transcription complex subunit 6 isoform X1 — MPKEKYEPPDPRRMYTIMSSEEAANGKKSHWAELEISGKVRSLSSSLWSLTHLTALHLSDNSLSRIPSDIAKLHNLVYLDLSSNKIRSLPAELGNMVSLRELHLNNNLLRVLPFELGKLFQLQTLGLKGNPLTQDILNLYLEPDGTRRLLNYLLDNLAVSTEQPPPRSWIMLQEPDRTRPTALFSVMCYNVLCDKYATRQLYGYCPSWALNWDYRKKAIIQEILNCNADIISLQEVETEQYYSFFLVELKERGYNGFFSPKSRARTMSEQERKHVDGCAIFFKTEKFTLVQKHTVEFNQLAMANSEGSEAMLNRVMTKDNIGVAVLLELRKELIEMSSGKPHLATEKQLILVANAHMHWDPEYSDVKLVQTMMFLSEVKNIIDKASRNLQSSVLGEFGTIPLVLCADLNSLPDSGVVEYLSTGGVETNHKDFKELRYNESLTNFSCNGKNGTTNGRITHGFKLKSAYESGLMPYTNYTFDFKGIIDYIFYSKPQLNTLGILGPLDHHWLVENNISGCPHPLIPSDHFSLFAQLELLLPFLPQVNGIHLPGRR, encoded by the exons GAAAAGTAAGAAGCTTAAGCTCATCTTTGTGGTCACTAACTCACTTGACAGCTTTGCATCTGAGTGACAATTCCCTGTCCCGCATTCCTTCAGACATTGCCAAGCTTCACAATCTGGTGTATCTGGACCTGTCCTCTAATAAAATCCGGAGTTTACCGGCAGAACTCGGAAACATGGTATCACTCAG GGAACTCCATTTAAATAACAACCTGTTACGAGTTCTACCCTTTGAGCTGGGAAAACTGTTTCAGTTGCAGACTTTAGGCCTGAAAG gaaaTCCACTTACCCAGGATATATTGAACCTCTATCTGGAACCAGATGGAACAAGAAGGCTACTGAACTATTTGCTTGATAATTTGGCAG TTTCAACAGAACAGCCACCTCCAAGATCTTGGATTATGTTACAAGAACCGGACAGAACAAGGCCAACTG CCTTGTTTTCTGTCATGTGCTATAATGTTCTTTGTGATAAATATGCGACCCGGCAGTTATACGGCTACTGTCCATCTTGGGCACTAAATTGGGACTACAGGAAAAAGGCCATTATTCAAGAAATTTTGAACTGCAATGCTGATATCATAAGTCTTCAG GAGGTTGAAACAGAACAGTATTACAGTTTTTTTCTGGTAGAACTGAAAGAACGTGGCTATAATGGATTCTTTAGTCCTAAATCTAGAGCTAGGACAATgtcagaacaagaaagaaaacatgtcGATGGCTGTGCAATATTCTTCAAGACGGAAAA atttaCTTTGGTTCAGAAACACACTGTTGAATTTAATCAGCTAGCAATGGCAAATTCAGAAGGGTCTGAAGCCATGCTGAACAGAGTCATGACAAAAGATAACATTGGAGTTGCAGTACTGCTAGAACTTCGAAAGGAATTGATTGAAATGTCAT CTGGAAAGCCCCATCTTGCAACAGAAAAACAACTTATTCTTGTGGCTAATGCTCATATGCATTGGGACCCTGAATACTCTGATGTGAAGTTGGTTCAAACTATGATGTTCCTCTCAGAAGTGAAGAACATTATTGATAAAGCCTCACGAAACCTCCAGTCCAGTGTATTGGGAGAATTTGGAACTATTCCACTGGTGTTATGTGCAGATCTTAATTCTTTGCCAGATTCTG GTGTTGTGGAATACTTGAGTACCGGTGGAGTAGAAACAAATCATAAAGATTTTAAGGAACTGAGATATAATGAGAGTCTTACAAACTTCAGCTGTAATGGGAAAAACGGGACAACCAATGGAAGGATCACTCATGGTTTCAAGTTGAAGAGTGCCTACGAGAGCGGCCTGATGCCTTACACAAATTACACGTTCGATTTCAAG GGTATAATTGACTACATCTTCTATTCTAAACCTCAGCTGAACACTTTAGGCATCCTGGGACCTCTGGACCACCACTGGCTAGTTGAGAATAACATCAGCGGCTGCCCACATCCACTCATCCCCTCCGACCACTTCTCACTTTTTGCACAACTGGAGCTCTTACTGCCTTTCCTGCCCCAAGTCAACGGCATTCACCTCCCTGGCAGGAGGTAG